A window of Synchiropus splendidus isolate RoL2022-P1 chromosome 9, RoL_Sspl_1.0, whole genome shotgun sequence contains these coding sequences:
- the tbc1d12a gene encoding TBC1 domain family member 12 yields MEPPGVNGGTAAAQLLDNDGARVLKAAHSASSRADVTASARLHVTDHGRNVNKEAPSASDPAEGYLHRSRVCDGSNGLTEAGPGLACCPPLSRHAAGLRPQNGEASDWCPEGEATNGCPQVCEPCLGEQQPDCPGDGAAASRPQTRRFFEEGDGEGGRLANGGVHVIDGCGQGNGADSRSAPRLSQNVLPESLSPSSPAPSAKPQPEPSGVSLGPEPHPGEEEEEEDTVEASLAVRPQTLRTKLNPSVSLSCDATPLTPEEDGGFYFGEECYEEDFRNPLEAGRRQSAPEQLPDLSGEAHSDSRLMPKRFGIAEFFTRSLFSRKSREAKPAGHHAAGWRLFHKPTLREKEAAWPASTAEQVDPPLSPQHPPVTGRRKKNLEFEPLSTTALILEDRPSNLPAKSVEETQRHKQEYEEMVAGAKRRELKDAQKKKRQMKERLKQEDLISTAMVIWNTEILPHWDSMKGSRRVRELWWQGLPPSVRGRVWSLAIGNELNITAELYEIFLSRAKEKWRSYSETSSVADSESDGGASLADRESSLDLIKLDISRTFPSLFIFQKGGPYHDLLHSVLGAYTCYRPDIGYVQGMSFIAAVLILNLEEAEAFITFANLLNKPCQMAFFRVDHDLMLKYFSAFEVFFEENLPRLSSHFQSNGLTPDLYLIDWIFTLYSKSLPLDVACRVWDVFCRDGEESLFRTALGVLRLFEDVLLQMDFIHMAQFLTRLPEDLQAHTLFAAMANTHMLSRSRRWAQVFSTLAKDGNKEMEKSGSPALRS; encoded by the exons ATGGAACCCCCCGGTGTGAACGGAGGGACTGCAGCCGCCCAGCTGCTCGACAACGACGGCGCCCGAGTGCTGAAAGCGGCCCATAGCGCGAGCTCCCGAGCTGACGTCACCGCGAGCGCTCGCCTTCACGTCACCGACCACGGCAGGAATGTAAACAAGGAGGCACCCAGCGCGTCGGACCCGGCGGAGGGTTACCTGCACCGGAGCCGCGTCTGTGACGGGAGCAACGGCTTGACCGAGGCCGGGCCAGGGCTCGCCTGCTGCCCGCCTCTCAGTCGCCACGCCGCGGGTCTGCGGCCACAGAACGGGGAGGCCTCGGACTGGTGCCCCGAGGGGGAGGCGACGAACGGTTGTCCCCAGGTGTGTGAGCCGTGTCTGGGGGAGCAGCAGCCGGACTGCCCTGGTGATGGTGCGGCCGCGTCCCGCCCACAGACGCGGCGCTTCTTCGAGGAAGGTGATGGCGAGGGAGGGAGACTGGCCAACGGCGGTGTCCACGTCATCGACGGCTGTGGCCAGGGGAACGGAGCTGACTCCAGATCGGCACCCCGCCTCAGCCAGAATGTGCTCCCTGAGTCCCTGAGCCCCTCCAGCCCTGCGCCAAGTGCCAAACCCCAGCCCGAGCCCAGCGGTGTCAGCCTCGGGCCCGAGCCTCAcccaggtgaggaggaggaggaggaggacactgTGGAAGCCAGCTTGGCCGTCAGGCCCCAGACTTTGAGAACCAAGCTCAACCCCTCAGTGTCCCTCAGCTGTGATGCCACGCCGCTCACCCCGGAGGAGGACGGGGGCTTCTACTTTGGTGAGGAGTGTTATGAGGAGGACTTTCGCAACCCCCTGGAAGCAGGCCGTCGGCAGAGCGCCCCGGAGCAGCTGCCAGACCTGAGTGGAGAGGCGCACTCCGACTCCAGACTCATGCCAAAGAGGTTTGGCATCGCTGAGTTCTTCACCAG GAGCCTGTTTTCCAGGAAGTCGAGAGAGGCCAAGCCAGCGGGCCACCACGCAGCAGGCTGGCGACTGTTCCACAAACCAACCCTCCGAGAGAAGGAGGCCGCGTGGCCAGCGTCCACCGCTGAGCAG GTGGACCCGCCTCTCAGTCCACAGCACCCCCCGGTGACtggcaggaggaagaagaacttGGAGTTCGAGCCTCTGTCCACCACAGCGCTGATTCTGGAGGACCGGCCCTC GAACCTGCCGGCCAAGTCTGTGGAGGAGACGCAGAGGCACAAGCAGGAGTACGAGGAGATGGTGGCGGGAGCCAAGAGGAGAG AGCTGAAGGACGCGCAGAAGAAGAAGCGTCAGATGAAGGAGCGGCTCAAACAGGAGGACCTCATCTCCACTGCCATGGTCATCTGGAACACGGAGATCCTGCCGCACTGGGACTCCAT GAAGGGAAGCAGGAGAGTCCGGGAGCTGTGGTGGCAGGGTCTGCCCCCGAGTGTCCGAGGCCGAGTCTGGAGTCTGGCCATCGGCAACGAGTTGAACATCACGGCAG AGCTCTACGAGATCTTCCTGTCCAGAGCCAAAGAGAAGTGGAGGAGCTACAGCGAGACCAGCTCGGTCGCCGACAGCGAGAGCG ATGGAGGAGCGTCTCTGGCCGACCGAGAGTCCAGTCTGGACCTGATCAAGCTGGACATCTCCAGGACCTTCCCTTCTCTCTTCATCTTccagaag GGGGGGCCGTACCACGACCTGCTCCACAGTGTGCTGGGAGCGTACACCTGCTACAGACCGGACATTGGATAC gtCCAGGGAATGTCCTTCATCGCTGCAGTTCTCATCCTCAAcctggaggaggcggaggccTTCATCACCTTCGCCAACCTGCTGAACAAGCCGTGCCAGATGGCCTTCTTCAGAGTGGACCACGACTTG ATGTTGAAGTATTTCTCAGCATTTGAAGTTTTCTTCGAGGAAAACCTCCCTCGCTTGTCCAGTCACTTCCAGAGCAACGgcttgacccctgacctctACCTGATCGACTG GATCTTCACGCTCTACAGCAAGTCGCTCCCGCTGGACGTGGCCTGTCGAGTCTGGGACGTCTTCTGCCGTGACGGCGAGGAGAGTCTGTTCCGCACGGCGCTGGGCGTCCTGCGCCTCTTTGAAGACGTCCTGCTGCAGATGGACTTCATCCACATGGCTCAGTTCCTGACCCGCCTGCCCGAGGACCTGCAGGCTCACACGCTCTTCGCCGCCATGGCCAACACGCACATGCTCAGCCGGAGCCGCCGCTGGGCTCAG GTCTTCAGCACACTGGCCAAGGACGGGAACAAAGAGATGGAGAAGAGCGGCAGCCCGGCGCTCCGAAGCTAA
- the slc22a15 gene encoding solute carrier family 22 member 15 isoform X1 — MDVEEAFKVVGEFGAYQKRAVTVLVLTQLYMACQSMLIVLIGVAPEHESEEASGVRREPQEDGSESIVTEWSLVEQQAYKVSLAGSLFFAGLLVGNLVFGPLSDRVGRRPVYLTGLFFEVLFGYMSAAAPSYEVFAASRLLVGVMNGGIGVVCFVLAQEYVGRSYWAVTGTLTSMMFAVGIALFGALGFVIRPWRRLAAAANSSGVLFLLLSVTLPESPRWLYSQGRTQAAEEVLSFIGRSNGSSSKKLLLQAAKAGKPGGRKLGVLQLVMHPVLRLRTVVLMYVWYACSLVYYGLTLGAGATSGSRFINVAMYGLVELPAYPLCMYFINKHWAGRRKSMAAFLAMAGAACLLTTLLPEGAGPWLSVTSLALLGKLMVSAAFNIAYIYTSELYPTVVRNAGLGVCSMSCRVGGILAPFVPSTRALAASVPFTIFCLSGLSAGCLGLLLPETLQRPAGETLEDLSRPQRSRVLESKALLYEDGQHRSNLK, encoded by the exons ATGGACGTGGAGGAAGCTTTCAAAGTTGTCGGCGAGTTCGGAGCGTACCAGAAGCGCGCAGTGACCGTGCTGGTGTTGACCCAG CTGTACATGGCGTGTCAGTCCATGCTGATCGTCCTGATCGGAGTGGCCCCGGAGCATGAGAGCGAGGAGGCGAGCGGCGTCCGGCGTGAGCCTCAGGAGGACGGCAGCGAGTCCATCGTCACCGAG TGGTCGCTGGTGGAGCAGCAGGCCTACAAGGTCAGCCTGGCTGGCTCGCTCTTCTTCGCCGGGCTCCTGGTGGGGAACCTTGTGTTCGGACCGCTGTCGGACCGAGTCGGCCGGAGGCCGGTCTACCTGACAG GTTTGTTCTTCGAGGTGCTCTTCGGTTACATGTCTGCGGCGGCGCCGAGCTACGAGGTGTTTGCCGCCTCCCGTCTGCTGGTGGGGGTGATGAACGGCGGGATCGGCGTGGTCTGCTTCGTCCTGGCTCAGGAGTACGTGGGCCGCTCCTACTGGGCCGTGACTG GCACGCTGACCAGCATGATGTTTGCCGTGGGCATCGCACTCTTCGGAGCGCTGGGCTTCGTCATCCGGCCCTGGAGGCGCCTGGCCGCCGCCGCCAACTCTTCTGgagtcctcttcctcctgctgtcgGT AACTCTCCCAGAATCTCCTCGCTGGCTCTACTCTCAGGGTCGCACCCAGGCAGCTGAAGAG GTTCTGTCCTTCATTGGGCGCAGCAACGGAAGCTCCTCCAAGAAGCTCCTGCTGCAGGCGGCCAAGGCCGGGAAGCCGGGCGGCCGGAAGCTGGGCGTCCTGCAGCTGGTGATGCACCCGGTGCTGCGGCTGAGGACCGTGGTGCTCATGTACGTGTG gtaCGCCTGCAGCCTGGTCTACTACGGGCTGACCCTGGGCGCCGGCGCCACCTCTGGCAGCAGGTTCATCAACGTGGCCATGTACGGCCTGGTGGAGCTCCCCGCCTACCCCCTCTGCATGTACTTCATCAACAAGCACTG GGCTGGTCGGAGGAAGAGCATGGCCGCCTTCTTGGCCATGGCTGGCGCTGCTTGTCTGCTCACCACGCTGCTTCCTGAGGGCGCAG GGCCCTGGCTGAGTGTGACGTCTCTGGCTCTGCTGGGGAAGCTGATGGTCAGTGCAGCCTTCAACATTGCTTACATCTACACGTCGGAGCTCTACCCCACGGTCGTCCG GAATGCTGGTCTGGGTGTGTGTTCCATGTCCTGCAGGGTTGGGGGCATCCTGGCTCCCTTCGTTCCTTCCACG CGAGCGCTGGCCGCCTCCGTGCCCTTCACCATCTTCTGTCTGAGCGGACTCTCCGCCGGCTGCCTCGGCCTGCTGCTGCCCGAGACTCTCCAGCGACCTGCGGGGGAGACCCTGGAGGACCTGAGCCGCCCCCAGCGCAGCAGGGTGCTGGAAAGCAAG GCTCTCCTGTACGAGGACGGCCAGCACAGGTCCAACCTcaagtga
- the slc22a15 gene encoding solute carrier family 22 member 15 isoform X2, with protein sequence MQQFTASKEMTRESRRKRNRKGRSDEHLLSSVLTAGDGRGGSFQSCRRVRSVPEARSDRAGVDPGLFFEVLFGYMSAAAPSYEVFAASRLLVGVMNGGIGVVCFVLAQEYVGRSYWAVTGTLTSMMFAVGIALFGALGFVIRPWRRLAAAANSSGVLFLLLSVTLPESPRWLYSQGRTQAAEEVLSFIGRSNGSSSKKLLLQAAKAGKPGGRKLGVLQLVMHPVLRLRTVVLMYVWYACSLVYYGLTLGAGATSGSRFINVAMYGLVELPAYPLCMYFINKHWAGRRKSMAAFLAMAGAACLLTTLLPEGAGPWLSVTSLALLGKLMVSAAFNIAYIYTSELYPTVVRNAGLGVCSMSCRVGGILAPFVPSTRALAASVPFTIFCLSGLSAGCLGLLLPETLQRPAGETLEDLSRPQRSRVLESKALLYEDGQHRSNLK encoded by the exons ATGCAACAATTCACCGCCTCGAAGGAAATGACACGCGAGTCACGTCGTAAGCGAAACCGGAAGGGAAGGTCCGATGAGCATCTGCTCTCGTCGGTGCTGACGGCCGGCGATGGACGTGGAGGAAGCTTTCAAAGTTGTCGGCGAGTTCGGAGCGTACCAGAAGCGCGCAGTGACCGTGCTGGTGTTGACCCAG GTTTGTTCTTCGAGGTGCTCTTCGGTTACATGTCTGCGGCGGCGCCGAGCTACGAGGTGTTTGCCGCCTCCCGTCTGCTGGTGGGGGTGATGAACGGCGGGATCGGCGTGGTCTGCTTCGTCCTGGCTCAGGAGTACGTGGGCCGCTCCTACTGGGCCGTGACTG GCACGCTGACCAGCATGATGTTTGCCGTGGGCATCGCACTCTTCGGAGCGCTGGGCTTCGTCATCCGGCCCTGGAGGCGCCTGGCCGCCGCCGCCAACTCTTCTGgagtcctcttcctcctgctgtcgGT AACTCTCCCAGAATCTCCTCGCTGGCTCTACTCTCAGGGTCGCACCCAGGCAGCTGAAGAG GTTCTGTCCTTCATTGGGCGCAGCAACGGAAGCTCCTCCAAGAAGCTCCTGCTGCAGGCGGCCAAGGCCGGGAAGCCGGGCGGCCGGAAGCTGGGCGTCCTGCAGCTGGTGATGCACCCGGTGCTGCGGCTGAGGACCGTGGTGCTCATGTACGTGTG gtaCGCCTGCAGCCTGGTCTACTACGGGCTGACCCTGGGCGCCGGCGCCACCTCTGGCAGCAGGTTCATCAACGTGGCCATGTACGGCCTGGTGGAGCTCCCCGCCTACCCCCTCTGCATGTACTTCATCAACAAGCACTG GGCTGGTCGGAGGAAGAGCATGGCCGCCTTCTTGGCCATGGCTGGCGCTGCTTGTCTGCTCACCACGCTGCTTCCTGAGGGCGCAG GGCCCTGGCTGAGTGTGACGTCTCTGGCTCTGCTGGGGAAGCTGATGGTCAGTGCAGCCTTCAACATTGCTTACATCTACACGTCGGAGCTCTACCCCACGGTCGTCCG GAATGCTGGTCTGGGTGTGTGTTCCATGTCCTGCAGGGTTGGGGGCATCCTGGCTCCCTTCGTTCCTTCCACG CGAGCGCTGGCCGCCTCCGTGCCCTTCACCATCTTCTGTCTGAGCGGACTCTCCGCCGGCTGCCTCGGCCTGCTGCTGCCCGAGACTCTCCAGCGACCTGCGGGGGAGACCCTGGAGGACCTGAGCCGCCCCCAGCGCAGCAGGGTGCTGGAAAGCAAG GCTCTCCTGTACGAGGACGGCCAGCACAGGTCCAACCTcaagtga